GTAATGTTCTCTTACATTCAGTTTTGCCTCTGGTGAGACTACAACATTGTTAGATTGTCATTTTTACTACCGCTGGTGTAAGTTGGCGATTTATTCTTCTGTCCCCTATAATTCGACTATGATAATCATACTTTATTGTATTTGTCTTACTTGCTTTATTCATTGTAAACTAATAATCATGTACTGATTATAAAGCTTTCCACTTTTCCCTCTGGGCATCTTTTGTACCAGAAAGAGTTCTCAGTTCAGTAATCAAACGTGCAAGTGTTTTATCCTCTTGACCTCAAAAAGGTTTATTAATTAGTTGTAAATGGCATCAACATGAAGCAGATGTGTCTGTGTTGTCAAGAAAAGGGTAGTCAGTGTAACCCACGACAGGATCAGAAGTATAGAACGTTGATCTGTCATACTTGTTCAACGGTGCATCGAGTTCGAATCTCCTTGGCAGATCAGGATTTGCCAAGAACGTCCGTCCATAGCCCACAAGATCAGCTCCTCCCTCTTCCACTACCTTGTTCCCATCTTCTCTAGAGTAACCTCCAGCTACAATGAACGTTCCTTTGAAGGCTTTTCTCATTGGCGTAAGCGACTCAGTGCATTCGGACATCTCTTCAAGGAGTTTCATTCTAGGTTCAACCATGTGACAGTAAAGGATCCCATGCTTGTTCATTTCTTGCACCATGTAGAGTCCTAATGCCTCTGGGTTGGAGTCTCCAGACTCCATGTAATCTGCAAATGGGGACAGTCTGATTCCCACGCGATCTGAACCAATCTCTTTCACCACTGCTTTGACTACTTCCACAGCGAATCTACAGCGGTTCTCTAGTGACCCACCGTACTGGTCACTTCTGTCATTTACTTTGTCTTTTAGAAACTGGTCGATGAGGTAACCATGTGCACCGTGAACCTCCACCCCATCAAAGCCTATGATTACCACAAGTGTCATGTTCAGCTAACATCATACATCCAAAGGGGAAAAAGACTTTTCTTACCAGCTTCCATTGCATTTCTTGCAGCAACTCTAAAGTCGTTGACAATGGCAGGGATCTCCTCGGTCCTTAACCGTCTTGGAGGGGTAAACTGCCCTCCATAGATGTTATTACACGTCAATGGCTTGTCTGTAGAGGAGACAGGAGCTTCCCCATTTGGCTGGTCTAAAGAATGGAGGGAAAATAATAAACATACAAAGCAAGAACTGAAAACATCAATGTGTTTCATCCTTGGTATACCTTGATTAAAGACCCTGCCACCGTGCCAAATCTGGCAGAAGAAGATGCCACCTTTGGCATGAACCGCATCCACGATGGGCTTCCATGCTTCCACTTGCTCTCTGGTCCATATTCCAGGTATATCCGGATAGCTTCACAAACAGAGGTGATGGTGTTGTGGACTTCGACAAGATATAAGTGATAAAGGATTgatccaaaaaatatatatttttgataataataactttttttaaattcacAAAACTAAAATCTATCATAGGGGTTTAACATTTTCTGAAACTTtgtgaaaacataaaaattgtaAAGTTGATGTTAGCATATGTTACTATATGTTTTGCTCTATctataaattatactttttgttctttttgttttcttagatTTGTAGAAAATGCTACTAAAAATAGCCGTAGAAATCAACAAGTGAACTgaaaatagaaaatgaaaacaaagaaGATGAGCTGCAAAtaatgttttgatgttttttgtatttattggATTTGTTTAAAATAACCTAAGTTCTAAGGAGTAATATTTActgattataattttataattatcataTGGTAAATTTAGTTAGGATAAAAGGACAACATTTTTATAGTCCGCTTTAGGCGCCGGAAAAGTCCGGACCGGCACtgattatatgtatatattaccCCTT
The nucleotide sequence above comes from Brassica napus cultivar Da-Ae chromosome A9, Da-Ae, whole genome shotgun sequence. Encoded proteins:
- the LOC106369043 gene encoding putative 12-oxophytodienoate reductase-like protein 2A isoform X2, whose product is METKESKSIPLLTSYKMGPFNLSHRRLRIRVVVAPMTRQRAYGYIAQPQAKLYYTQRTTPGGFLISESCAVSHTTKGYPDIPGIWTREQVEAWKPIVDAVHAKGGIFFCQIWHGGRVFNQDQPNGEAPVSSTDKPLTCNNIYGGQFTPPRRLRTEEIPAIVNDFRVAARNAMEAGFDGVEVHGAHGYLIDQFLKDKVNDRSDQYGGSLENRCRFAVEVVKAVVKEIGSDRVGIRLSPFADYMESGDSNPEALGLYMVQEMNKHGILYCHMVEPRMKLLEEMSECTESLTPMRKAFKGTFIVAGGYSREDGNKVVEEGGADLVGYGRTFLANPDLPRRFELDAPLNKYDRSTFYTSDPVVGYTDYPFLDNTDTSASC
- the LOC106369043 gene encoding putative 12-oxophytodienoate reductase-like protein 2A isoform X1, with protein sequence METKESKSIPLLTSYKMGPFNLSHSNRRLRIRVVVAPMTRQRAYGYIAQPQAKLYYTQRTTPGGFLISESCAVSHTTKGYPDIPGIWTREQVEAWKPIVDAVHAKGGIFFCQIWHGGRVFNQDQPNGEAPVSSTDKPLTCNNIYGGQFTPPRRLRTEEIPAIVNDFRVAARNAMEAGFDGVEVHGAHGYLIDQFLKDKVNDRSDQYGGSLENRCRFAVEVVKAVVKEIGSDRVGIRLSPFADYMESGDSNPEALGLYMVQEMNKHGILYCHMVEPRMKLLEEMSECTESLTPMRKAFKGTFIVAGGYSREDGNKVVEEGGADLVGYGRTFLANPDLPRRFELDAPLNKYDRSTFYTSDPVVGYTDYPFLDNTDTSASC
- the LOC106369043 gene encoding putative 12-oxophytodienoate reductase-like protein 2A isoform X3, which produces METKESKSIPLLTSYKMGPFNLSHRVVVAPMTRQRAYGYIAQPQAKLYYTQRTTPGGFLISESCAVSHTTKGYPDIPGIWTREQVEAWKPIVDAVHAKGGIFFCQIWHGGRVFNQDQPNGEAPVSSTDKPLTCNNIYGGQFTPPRRLRTEEIPAIVNDFRVAARNAMEAGFDGVEVHGAHGYLIDQFLKDKVNDRSDQYGGSLENRCRFAVEVVKAVVKEIGSDRVGIRLSPFADYMESGDSNPEALGLYMVQEMNKHGILYCHMVEPRMKLLEEMSECTESLTPMRKAFKGTFIVAGGYSREDGNKVVEEGGADLVGYGRTFLANPDLPRRFELDAPLNKYDRSTFYTSDPVVGYTDYPFLDNTDTSASC
- the LOC106369043 gene encoding 12-oxophytodienoate reductase 2-like isoform X4, with the protein product METKESKSIPLLTSYKMGPFNLSHSYPDIPGIWTREQVEAWKPIVDAVHAKGGIFFCQIWHGGRVFNQDQPNGEAPVSSTDKPLTCNNIYGGQFTPPRRLRTEEIPAIVNDFRVAARNAMEAGFDGVEVHGAHGYLIDQFLKDKVNDRSDQYGGSLENRCRFAVEVVKAVVKEIGSDRVGIRLSPFADYMESGDSNPEALGLYMVQEMNKHGILYCHMVEPRMKLLEEMSECTESLTPMRKAFKGTFIVAGGYSREDGNKVVEEGGADLVGYGRTFLANPDLPRRFELDAPLNKYDRSTFYTSDPVVGYTDYPFLDNTDTSASC